A window of the Lactuca sativa cultivar Salinas chromosome 7, Lsat_Salinas_v11, whole genome shotgun sequence genome harbors these coding sequences:
- the LOC111905580 gene encoding translation machinery-associated protein 22 — MAEKPQPVRVLYCGVCGLPAEYCEFGPDFEKCKPWLIQNAPQLYPDLIQESNSNAADRVSDQLQSSSITDVTGPSGSSVPKQEPVKRLPGGKIKKKDKQEVIIEKVTRNKRKSITTIKGLELFGVKLSEASKKLGKKFATGASVVKGPTEKDQIDVQGDIAYDIVEFITDTWHDVPESAIYFIEDGKKVPAV; from the exons ATGGCAGAAAAACCTCAACCGGTTCGGGTTTTATACTGTGGTGTTTGCGGCTTACCCGCTGAGTACTGTGAATTTGGTCCCGATTTCGAAAAATGCAAACCCTGGTTGATCCAAAACGCACCGCAACTTTACCCAGATCTTATTCAAG AGTCAAATTCGAATGCAGCTGATAGAGTTTCTGATCAACTACAATCGTCTTCAATCACAGATGTTACTGGACCTTCTG GTTCTTCGGTGCCAAAGCAAGAGCCAGTAAAACGACTCCCAGGAGGAAAGATAAAAAAGAAG GACAAACAAGAAGTTATAATCGAGAAAGTAACACGCAACAAACGTAAATCTATCACCACAATAAAAGGCCTCGAACTATTTG GTGTTAAACTGAGTGAAGCTTCCAAGAAACTTGGAAAGAAATTTGCTACTGGAGCTTCTGTTGTAAAG gGCCCAACTGAAAAAGATCAAATCGATGTACAAGGAGACATTGCATATGATATCGTGGAATTCATTACAGATACATGGCATGAT GTTCCTGAAAGTGCGATTTATTTCATTGAAGATGGGAAGAAGGTTCCTGCTGTGTGA